From the Gossypium hirsutum isolate 1008001.06 chromosome A02, Gossypium_hirsutum_v2.1, whole genome shotgun sequence genome, the window tgtacatgttcatgaaatgtaatatcaaataataaatataaaataacatttaatacataaatgatatatacaatatcaaaatatataaaagaattagtatatacaaaaataaaatgagtaattgataacaaaatatatttataatacaaataaaaatatgatattcaataataattttaaaatagtatttaatatacaatataaaatatataaaaatttataagagaacaataattatataaaataaaaatatattggtttagaaaaataatgtataaaatattaaatatgtgaaataatttatatttataataaaataattatataatatatataaatataagtttagaataatatgaaataagtaattaataatgaaatatacGTATTGcacaaattattatattataatatcctcaaaatgtgtaataatagaatataagtaaaataattattaacgtataaataaaaataagtatataatacaagttaaaaacttcaataataataatatataaataaaagcatataatagtataaaagtgacatagtataatatataatataaagtatatatgtaaaataatatataatatataaataattaataaatacataatacaagTAAAACATAATAacgatgaaaaataataataatttatgaaaaataaaatataataaataataatataaataatatataaatagataattatataatataatataaaagtaaggttttaaaaaaaaagaaaacaaataacaataaaaaatttgtATACATATAATGATAGAAATAAATACATAAGGTCAAATTTGAAATTCTATAAAATTACAGGggtaaattttagaaaaataaagctGAATTGAGGTCCTAATTAAAACACGCGCGAAACGAAAGGGACTTATTGGGTAATTAAACCCTCATCCCAAAACAACGTCATTCGCTGGAACTGCTTTTTAAAAGGGGtctgggattaaattgaaataaatataaaagactggggctaaattaaaataaaaataacatgaaatttaaaaatttgaaaacacggAAGGGTCAATTAAACAATTCGCCCATTTTACCAGAACACGCGGATCCTACCCGGGTTTTCGGATCAACGCGCAGATCTTGTGCAGAGAAACGATGTCGTTTTATGCTTAGTGGCTTAAactaaaacgacaccgtttcattTATGCtaatataagttaaattttagttttgaaatcATTTTGCACCTGGttctgaagaaaaaaaaaaggcaaaatccTCTGAATGAGGATCTGGGACTGGCGTCGAAGCTCCGTCGAGCCTCCATTCTCAAGCGTTCACGCGCCGTCGCCAACTCCACCACACACGGCGGTTGGGATTCGAAAAGCTTCGCTTTTCGCAGCGAATCTAAAAGGTATTTCTCCTTCCTCTGTTTGTAATGTACTATATGCATGTTGTTTACAATAAagtaaaagagaataaaaaaagtaGAGTAAGAACAATCGATCACCTTTGTTTCTCGCGAAATAGTTCTGATATATTAttgcaaaaaaatattttgtatacAATCTTTTTTCCTCCCCTTTTTACAGATTTGAggaaaggctttatagccttaaTCTACTGCTTACTttggaaagaaatcgaaaaatTTCTTTCCAAACCCTGCTCTAATCCTTTTGCTACGATtttgctttgatttctttccttttcttgcaggcGAATCGCTAGGATTTCGTTCGAGCATCCATGACTACGCGCTGATGGGGGTTGATGGGAACTGAAGAGGCGTGACTCTTGGGCTGATTGCGACGCTGCGGCGCGAGGGTTTCCCAGGAAACCGTAAGTCTCCTGATGTTTCCAGTTTGGGCTTTGTTGGGATACTGCTTGTTGGGTTTGGGTGTAGGCGGGTTTTGGGTAGTTCTGCTGGGTTAAGGGTTAATGGGCTATAATATTGGGTTGTAACAGGGTATAAGGTTTAAACAGGCTAATTTTGGCCCTATAGGttgttgtaaatggactgttttaaaaacattcatttattattactaggggtgttcattcggttaaccgaccggttaaccgacccgaaattactataaccgaattaaccgacctttcaaaaattttaaccgttaaccgaaccgattttttttaaaaaaaatttaaccgaaccgaaattttttcggttaataaggtcggttaaccgaattaaccgaaaattatgtattttttatttttggttaaaaattacccgaattgcccgaattacccggattacccgaattaaccgaattaaccgaattaccgaaaaatacccgaatttttttttattttttatttttaaaatttaaaaaatttataaattattaaagtaaattgggttttagactttagtaaattgggttgtcttttagttttagttttattggattgggtaattgggtaaactttagttttagttttattgggttgggtaattgagtttgggttgggttgggttggataattttatttattaattttttcggttaaccgaaaattttcggttaaccgaccggtttcgaaccgaattagccgttaaccgaaaaatcataaaaaaattaaccgactcccgaccgaaaaaattcggtttaccgaccgattaaccgaattcggtcggttaaccgaattttttcggttttacccgaattatgcacacccctaatTATTACTACTTTTTAAGGCCCGgacaaatttgggctattacacaatcggtagtaattatttaaaataaggaTCTAATTTTTTAATAGGCTTACAAAATGCAAAGGATTAGTTACTAAACTCATTCTGATAGATaccttgaaaaaaaaaagaatatttatcaAACATCTAAAATCTTGTAGGTTAAAATATAATACCTCAAACTTGGCCAAGATGTTAGAACCAGATTAGAAGGTTACACTAGAATCTTAAACTTTTTCTCCTTCAAATCCAAACCAAAAACCTTCTTTAAAACCtttcaatttgataaaagtatttgATTTCGTTTCTTTTGAGTGTTTTGGTGCTTAAGTTTATACATAACAACATCATGTCTttgattcctttttttttttttgtaaaattccaTGCTTCAATTAGACATTTTCCGCGGAAAGACCTTTTAGAGTTATTATCTTTAGAAAAATCatttaacttaataaatcattcaattagtttaatttatcaaaaataacgaatgaatattagccaaaaatccaaaaaaaaaataatcgTCCAAAAAACAAACAGTTTAAAAAGTCCATAATATCCAAAAACAAGTTTCCTAACGAAACCAAATTCAATACCAAATCGAGATCCAAGATCGCTGCCCAAACTTGTTTGAGAATTAcctaaaaatggtaaaataacaAAGTTAGCTAAAAGCCAATATGTGTGCCACGGGCTACAAACAGAAATCACATGCATAATCAGAACATACATATTAGAATTTCACATGTGCAAAAGTATCTATCAGAACAAattaatcctacccccatccgctatcCATCATCTCCATTCAACCAATCAAACTATAAGGATTGCAAAAGCCCATCCAACTATCACACTGTAACGTGGTTGTATGTCATTCAGAAAATTTACAACTAAACTGTCAAAtagaaatttatgaaaatatggtCAAAAATGTAGTAATACTGTCAAAATAATACTTCCTCCAATCCATATCATATCTCACCCCAATGCACATTTattattatgctaatatctcATACAACATATATTCTTATCGAATAAAAAATATGGCATGTTTCATCAATATCATTAATTCAGATTTTATCACAAGCTTATATAGAGTTATTACTTGATTTCATGCTTACTAACATACAAACACATAAACTTTAAGAATTTCAAGTCCTACATGCTTATAGAGTATCTAAAAATCCAATTTCAAAACTTTATTCTCGATCCAAACAAACCCCACGAAAAGATCAAAATGGGTCTACACACTCATGTGACCCACAACAAATCAGACTGTGTTGCCAACACGGCCATGTGACGAATTGTAATTTCGTGTTTTTGAATTAGAAACATACATGTAATTGCTGTAAAAAAGTCGGCACCACAACAGAAACAATTACTGAACACAACATTTACAACCCAACCTAATTAGCAACTAAAAACGAATTCGGTGCGTAGCACTTAAACCAATCCCCAAACCGGCATTAGAAACTTAACCCCGGGAAATCAGCAGTAGAGCAGCGACTAAACTGTCGGCGGATGATTGTGCGCCTCACGAACTTCTCCTATCAAAACAACAAAACATCCATCTAAGCGCTACAACAAAATAACGACCACCTACTCTAAGATCATATCAACAAAAGAAGTACCACATTACAACcggtaacaaaaaaaaaaaagacgttCTTACCAGCAAATTCATTCTTGTCAACAACCTAATGAAATTGAAAGATATGCCCTACAACTCTGGTGTGACATAATttccaaattaatatgaaaatccAAAACAAGAGAATCAAATTCAAGATCTGTTAATATGTGTCTGTATGTGATATAAGTAAAGTatgtgaaaaatatatgtacGATTTGTGTTTTGAAAAATTCGAAATCTTGATTACGTATGGAAAGTATGCATGACATttgtttatgaaatatatgtgttagttTATTTATGCATGTGCATCGGGATGGTTTGATATGTGATTGAGAAAGTGTATTCTGATAGTATTATTGTAATTTTGACAGTCAAACTGTAATATCTATTTGGCAGCTCAACTGCAGCTTTATGAGTACATAAATTAACAATTcaaacttaataaaaattttgagcgttacataaaatatttttagtctctctatttttatttttaaactttaaattgttttttattttttattttttaaaatttaattttaattgttaatattattaaattttattttattttattaatgtaatcttttgaattttataagaaaactttaaataataatattcaaatcaacttaaattcaataataaaattttaacatgacgACGAAACCAATTGAGTATGTTTAAATTAGGGATTAGTAACATCATCGACATCAATTTCCACAGCCAATCTCAATTATTGCAATTATTGACCACAATTCATTTTCAGTTTTGCAGATTCACGAAGGCATATACGAtcatttaaattatgatatattaatattaatatttaaatccaggtgaaatttttgtattttttttaaagttgatttgATCAGTTGgtataaataattttgtgttaatttttttaatatttaatttattatctcAAATGTTATATACAATTGAATTTAAGTGTAATATTATTGAATTTACAAAAGAAGAATTTCGCCTTCCATCGTTGGAGATCCGAATAATTATAACtagaatcaaattaatataaaacagACTAAAAACTAGaatacaattacaaataatacaattatattattttcactCGTGCTTTGTGtttggttaattatttatttctttattaaattatatagtgtaaaaatttaaaggttttaatttgctcaaaatttctgtatttttcatatatttagaatttaatctccatacttttttaaatttaaaatttaaaattcatttattaacgctattaaaattattttgtgatGTTGTGTcattttgagaaaaataaaataaactttatatccacatacataaatttataaaaagtttTAACGATACTAACAATTTTTAAAAGTTCGTACCATCAAAAgttaagatattaaattaaatcaaaattaaaatatatacattaaatctctatttttaaatggactataataacaaattgaaatttaatcattcttattcaaactcaaatttaCTCATAATATTCTAatgtaaaaaggaaaaaattgacAGAAATTCAATGTGGAAAGCATTAAGACAATCCTCAAATAAGTCAATCTTTAAGGCACATATTGACAAAAAAATCTTacattattaattttgaaaaacctTGCAGTAATTAACGTCGGTGATGATACTCTTTGACGACAGCGACTTGAAAAGATACCAAATACCGACATTTAGCTACACTAGTTTCTTAGTGTATTTacgtgtttatttatttaaaattgtatttaattaatataaatattattaaaatacaacaacaattgcttttatttaattaataatatttttttagaaattgtaaaataattaaattattttataataagatattACTTATCAAGTcttaatttaatctcttttttatatttattacatatgatttttaacttttattaatattaaaataataattaaaatccaatactctataataaataaaaaaatataattattatcatTCAACTCATTTGTATAGCTAAATGAATAAAAACTTTGttatatttatcatattattttatatgagtttagctattattaattattaattagtattgaaaaataaaatcattttaaattttatctattattattcaaCATAGTTTAAATGTATAAAACctttattatcatatttataaaacattttaacgATAAGTAAcctaatattttcatatttatcacatcaattaatattattttaattattattaattaatattataatattacgTTAAATGCAAAATTATGTTATATCttttttctattcaaaattttcttctaattacGACTAAAAGACAAATGGTATTACCAAGAAATCAAGCTAAGAATTAAACATTTTCCCCCTTCCTTTTTTATGCAATAAATTCTGTATCTACCAAGCACATGGATATGGCTTTATCTTTTTGAAACTAAAGAATAGTCCAAATTATATCATTGTCACTTCAACAATTTTTCAAAGGGTTTGTTGAGTTTGGAGCCCAAGGTCATGCTTCACCTACGTTGTTCACACTTGAACATTGAAGTACGTGTTGGACATGTAAATACATTCAAATTTTAAGGTTATTTAGATTGACAAACCCATATATACACTACATATTTCACAAAGGAAACAGATTATTGAACTTATATGGACATATTTAGCTAACATATATGGTGTCCATGAATAAGCTTTCACCACACTTACTGCTAGATTGGGTGAATTTGTAGATAATATTTCTAGCTTTTAATACATTATTAATGAagtcttttgttttgtttttatttttcaagttatACTAAGTGGGGTTAAATTACTATTGTgagtttcatttatttttaacttttaacttgCCAATTAAACTAATTAGTGGAGTAGTAAAAAAATTGtactaaaattttcaattgaCATCAATTTCAAGTTTAATCAAGATAACTCGTAATCCTACCtcttattacaaaaaaattcattaattatGAATATATAGAGAGTATAGGATACTTCAAAAGTGAATATGAATATTACCTAAAAAGaacttataatataaatatgaagTTAAATTGTATAAGGAAATTAACGCAAGTATAGAATTTTAGCTTGATTGACATTGATATTGTTGCTAGTGCAAGAGGGCTTGAGTTCAAGTGTGTTGAAGTGTATTTATCTTCCTATTTTAAGGGTGGGGAAGGAATTATAGGTAATGCTaaatattgtattgtattgaaaaagaatttaaataaaattgtatAGTATTTTGGGGTTTTTTAAGTCAAAGTTAGTATACTCGCTATTGAGTCAAAAGGCATATTTGGTTACTTAATAATAGTAGATATGACTATTTGGGTATTAAATGTGGTGAACGGTTATTAGTTGAAATGAATTAATGGGGTCCAAATTGGCTTATAAAAGCACTTGGGATGTTGGAACTGTCATGAACCAAGCTAAAACTCAAACAAAATGGTGAGTGTTACTAAAAGAGTTGTCTTGTTATCTTTGCtttgttttaatgtgtttgtAGTAAATGTGATTGCTAAAGAAGTGGTGAGTACGAAAGAGGAGGAAGAGAAGTACTTAACACAGGGAGGTGGCTTTGGAGTTGGAGGCGGGGGTGGTTTTGGAGGAGCTGGAGGTGGTGGTGGATTCGGAGGTGGGCATGGTGGTGGTGCTGGTGGAGGCTTTGGTAAAGGTGGTGGATATGGTGGTGGGATTGGCAAAGGAGGAGGTGTTGGTGGTGGATACGGAGGTGGCATAGGAAAAGGTGGTGGGATTGGCAAAGGAGGAGGTGTTGGTGGTGGATACGGAGGTGGCATAGGAAAGGGTGGTGGGATTGGCAAAGGAGGAGGTGTTGGTGGTGGAATCGGAAAGGGTGGAGGATACGGAGGTGGCGTAGGAAAAGGTGGTGGGATTGGCAAAGGAGGAGGATATGGAGGTGGAATTGGTAAGGGAGGAGGCCATGGAATTGGTGGTGGGCATGGTGGTGGAGTCGGCGGAGGAATTGGAAAAGGTGGTGGATTTGGCGGCGGTGCCGGAGGTGGATATGGCAAGGGTGGTGGTTTTGGAGGTGGAGTAGGTGGTGGAGCTGGAGGTGGAAAGGGCGGTGGTTTTGGAGGTGGTGGGGGTGGTGGAAATGGACACCATTGATATTACAAGCTTCACGATGCATGCATGCATGGATCAacattcaatatatatttattaatccaAAATGAGGCATctaaataaatattgttttaacTCTTCCTATGTGCTCTACCTACTTTAATGTAcgacaacaaaataaatatatgtgagttttaaaatatcaaagatgaatatgttttattttatcataattcgaatttttatttatttacttatcatctgaatttatatttaattaaaattttaaacttaaacaaaaaataacTTATGATAAACTTATATgggtgaaaatttttaatgtatatatttatttattatgaatattttattattaagttgatgtccattaaaattaaaataagtttaatatACATTAAGACTCTAATGTTTATTAGAAGTAAAGTTTCATATTATGTATACTTATTATATCTATAAATATAGAATTTGAAAAAACACGTTTAAACATCCTAGCAATAAAAATACATTCTCTTTTAttctctttattatttactttttaacaCGTTATTTGCATGATACTCGTTTTTCATACTTCCCTTCTAAAATTTATctagtttctttcttttctcgaatcccttttaaaaataccttcttaattatatttattactcttTAAAAAGAATGGATgcttaattcatttttaaactAAATTAGTATCAACTGTcgaatatttaatttataatattaactcaatcaaaaacttaaatataatataaattaattataagttACGTCATATTCGAATATAGTAACTAATCAAAGCCCATCTCGATTAGcaaatatttaaaatacttatcaaacgtctaattttttttaagttaaaaagtttaataatttttttatttattcatttagaatttagtttttttctatttatattttcaata encodes:
- the LOC121215117 gene encoding glycine-rich cell wall structural protein yields the protein MVSVTKRVVLLSLLCFNVFVVNVIAKEVVSTKEEEEKYLTQGGGFGVGGGGGFGGAGGGGGFGGGHGGGAGGGFGKGGGYGGGIGKGGGVGGGYGGGIGKGGGIGKGGGVGGGYGGGIGKGGGIGKGGGVGGGIGKGGGYGGGVGKGGGIGKGGGYGGGIGKGGGHGIGGGHGGGVGGGIGKGGGFGGGAGGGYGKGGGFGGGVGGGAGGGKGGGFGGGGGGGNGHH